In Sphingobacterium sp. SYP-B4668, the sequence CATGATTTAAAGAGTAATGACAAGCAGATGGCTATACTGACTAAAGGTAATCCACTGGAACAACTCAATAAAATGAAGCATATGGATTGGCAAGGATTAGATAAAGGGTTGAAAGTCTACTTTTTAGATGAGTTGAACTTCAGAAATATAGAGCCAATTGGTTATATTGCAGATGAATTTGGTATCAAACCTGAGGAAATTGTATGTGTTCGTAACGAATAGTCGTATTCACCTCTGTGTAGAATCTAAATATATGATAAATAAAATCTGCGTTATCTTGATAGTGGTGCTGGCGACTTCTTGTATGACAGCGTGTACCAAAACGACAAATGTTAAGCCTGATGAAGGGGCCAAGTCGTCATCGTCTCGATCCTCCGATCGTGTATCTAATGGAGGTTATTATACAGAAGAGGACCTCATCAAACAGGATGTCTTTTACTACACAAAGCTATTTTCTCTTTGGACTGACAATATACCTCCACAGAATGTTGTAGAGGACAGAGAGATTTTACATTCCTATACGAAAGATTTTAGGGACGGTGAAGAGGTATTGAGTCATTTGATGAGTTTTACACCTCCATTCATGGGCAAGCCTATCGATCGTTATAGTTTCTTGGATAGAGAAGGCGAGGTGAGCAATGAGATTCAAGACGGCGTCAGTTCCAGCTACGGCTTATATGTGTTTTATCTACGAACGAGTACTTCTGGAAATAATTCGGATTTGTACATTCGAATGGTAGATAAAAATTCTCCAGCATACGCTGCTGGTTTGCGCCGAGGAGATCGGATTTTGAGTATCAATGGCAATACCAATATTGATTACAATACACAAAAAGCCCAAGATTTTAGAGTGGTGGATGATGCCATTTATTACTCAAAGAGCGTATCCCTAAAAATTGTCAATCCTGCGGGTGCTACTAAGGATATCCAATTGACGAGCACGGTGTATGATATGGATCCAATCTTGAGTTCGAAGGTGTTTGAGCAGAACGGAAAGAAGATCGGATATTTGGCATTCAATTCATTTGTAAGTGTAAATGTCAATGGTGTTAATTCGGCTATGTATACAGCATTTGAACAAGTCTTTCGGACCTTCGAACGCGATAATATCTCAGAGCTGATTGTCGATATCCGTTATAATGGGGGAGGAGCTGTAAATACCGCAGAGTACTTGGCCAATTATCTTGCACCAGCTTCTGCCAATGGTCAACGGATGTTGAGCTACAAGGTGAACAGGACGATGGTGGAGTGGGGAGATACTAAAGAGGGAGCTGAGTTTGGACCTGTTAATTTTTTAAGAAAAGGAACGTTGAATTTAGGGAAGGTGTATTTTTTAGTTACGAGCTCTACCGCCTCGGCTAGCGAACTTTTAATTAATGTATTGAAGCCTTATTTTGGAAGCAATTTGTTGATAATTGGAACATATGGTTTGGATACCGAGGGCGCTCGTATTCCCGAAAACACCTACGGGAAGCCTGTTGGTTTTTTTGGATATCGAATTGTTAATGATAAAACAGATCTCTTCGTAACCTCCTTCCAGATGTTTAATCGAGACAATTACGGCGACTATTTTAATGGTTTAGTACCCGATCGTCACACGTCCGAAGATTACTTCAAGGATTTTGGCGATCCTCAAGAGGGTATGATTGCCGAGGCATTGACCTACAGTGCTACAGGAAATTGGGTTTTAGCCAATGCGAGAGTTGCAATAGCATCTGCCAATAAGGTGAAGAATGAGCGGAATCAACGAGTTAGATTTTTAGAGAAAAATCGGCACATGAAGGGAATGTATAAGTTTAAAGAAGCTCCGATGAAATAGTGGCAAATGTTGAGAAGATTTGTTATTTTGCGAAAGAGGATAGATTTATGAACGATATGAAGAAAGAAAAACCGACCACAATAAAAGAGATTGCTCGAAAATTGAAGATATCGCCTTCTACCGTTTCTCGCGCGTTGAATGATCATCCAAGTATTGGGTTGGTAACCACGATGCGTGTTAAGAAAATGGCTGAAGAGATGAACTATGAGCCTAATCAAACAGCCATATTTTTTAAGCAGAGAAAAACATTTACGATAGGGGTTGTCGTGCCAAGTCTTTCCGAACCATTCTTTTCTGCGGCAATCAGCGAAATTGAAAATTTTGCGAACGAACATAAATATACGGTCATCATGGGGCAGTCCTTGGATGATGCGCAACGCGAGCTTCGTATCCTGCAGACACTTAAAAAACATCGTGTAGATGGAGTTTTGATGTCTATGGGGAAGAATACGAATAATATGGATTTTATCAAAAATTTGGAG encodes:
- a CDS encoding S41 family peptidase → MINKICVILIVVLATSCMTACTKTTNVKPDEGAKSSSSRSSDRVSNGGYYTEEDLIKQDVFYYTKLFSLWTDNIPPQNVVEDREILHSYTKDFRDGEEVLSHLMSFTPPFMGKPIDRYSFLDREGEVSNEIQDGVSSSYGLYVFYLRTSTSGNNSDLYIRMVDKNSPAYAAGLRRGDRILSINGNTNIDYNTQKAQDFRVVDDAIYYSKSVSLKIVNPAGATKDIQLTSTVYDMDPILSSKVFEQNGKKIGYLAFNSFVSVNVNGVNSAMYTAFEQVFRTFERDNISELIVDIRYNGGGAVNTAEYLANYLAPASANGQRMLSYKVNRTMVEWGDTKEGAEFGPVNFLRKGTLNLGKVYFLVTSSTASASELLINVLKPYFGSNLLIIGTYGLDTEGARIPENTYGKPVGFFGYRIVNDKTDLFVTSFQMFNRDNYGDYFNGLVPDRHTSEDYFKDFGDPQEGMIAEALTYSATGNWVLANARVAIASANKVKNERNQRVRFLEKNRHMKGMYKFKEAPMK